A region of Chitinophaga horti DNA encodes the following proteins:
- a CDS encoding pectinesterase family protein: MKLFLICLLISVTTYAQQTSTDTAWKEKYRVAGQTVPPYPSELTVAQDGSGDYRTIQEAVHAVRDLSQAQVTIHIKAGTYREKLVIPSWKTNVRLVGESSANTIISNADFSGKAHPEGKDYLGRAKYSTYTSYTVLVQGNDFSAENLTIENTAGRVGQAVALHVEGDRAVIRNCRLLGNQDTVYTATEGSRQFYTDCYIEGTTDFIFGEATCVFRRCTIKSLSNSYVTAAATRAGSRYGYVFMDCSLIAAHDVTKCYLGRPWRPDAQTVFLRCDLGAHILPVGWHNWGKAENERTVLYAEYGNTGAGAATDKRAAWARVLAKKQAAAYTLKAIFSGWGPE; the protein is encoded by the coding sequence ATGAAGCTATTCCTGATCTGCCTGCTGATCTCCGTTACCACGTACGCCCAGCAAACCAGCACCGATACCGCCTGGAAGGAAAAATACCGTGTCGCCGGTCAAACCGTGCCCCCATACCCATCGGAACTAACCGTAGCCCAGGACGGCAGCGGGGACTACCGCACCATACAGGAAGCGGTACACGCGGTAAGGGATCTGTCGCAGGCGCAGGTAACGATACACATCAAAGCCGGCACTTACCGGGAGAAGCTGGTAATCCCGTCCTGGAAAACGAATGTAAGGCTGGTGGGGGAGAGCAGCGCCAACACCATTATCAGTAATGCCGATTTCTCCGGCAAAGCGCATCCCGAAGGAAAGGATTACCTGGGCCGGGCCAAGTACAGCACTTATACTTCTTACACTGTGCTGGTGCAGGGCAACGACTTTTCCGCCGAAAACCTCACCATCGAAAATACAGCGGGCAGGGTGGGACAGGCAGTGGCGCTGCACGTTGAAGGCGACCGCGCTGTGATCCGGAACTGCCGGTTGCTAGGCAACCAGGATACGGTGTACACGGCCACGGAAGGCAGCCGCCAGTTTTATACCGACTGCTACATCGAGGGTACTACGGACTTCATCTTCGGCGAGGCCACCTGTGTATTCCGCCGTTGTACGATCAAAAGCCTGTCAAACTCCTACGTAACGGCCGCCGCTACCCGGGCGGGCAGCCGATACGGTTATGTATTTATGGACTGTTCCCTCATTGCTGCCCACGACGTCACCAAATGTTACCTGGGCCGTCCCTGGCGGCCGGATGCGCAAACGGTTTTTCTCCGTTGCGATCTGGGCGCCCACATCCTGCCGGTAGGCTGGCATAATTGGGGAAAGGCGGAAAATGAACGTACGGTGCTGTATGCCGAGTACGGCAACACCGGTGCCGGCGCCGCTACGGATAAACGGGCCGCCTGGGCACGGGTGCTTGCCAAAAAGCAGGCGGCAGCTTATACACTCAAGGCGATCTTCTCCGGTTGGGGTCCGGAATAG
- a CDS encoding LytR/AlgR family response regulator transcription factor, with protein MTSLIIDDNKIARSILQELASQVDGITVAGECSTAMEAYNFLKRQPVDLLLLDIEMPGMSGLELTQNLGSARPAIIFTTSKKEYAAEAFELNVVDYIVKPVTPARFLLAMEKAREIIESKKVAIESTEEEFIFIRDSHVVRRLKLDDILYAEAMGDYVKLHTAKKFYAIYTSLKAVEERLPAALFQRVHRSYLVAVNKIDTLQGGVLMVAEHSLPVADAYRKALTQRLRIL; from the coding sequence ATGACCAGTCTAATTATTGATGACAATAAGATAGCGCGTTCTATATTGCAGGAACTGGCTTCGCAGGTAGATGGCATTACCGTCGCCGGGGAATGCAGCACCGCGATGGAAGCCTATAACTTTTTGAAGCGCCAGCCGGTGGATTTACTGTTGCTGGACATTGAAATGCCGGGCATGAGCGGCCTGGAACTTACGCAAAACCTTGGCAGCGCCCGACCCGCCATTATCTTCACTACTTCAAAAAAGGAATATGCGGCGGAAGCTTTCGAACTCAACGTCGTAGATTATATCGTGAAACCGGTTACGCCCGCGCGTTTTCTCCTCGCCATGGAAAAGGCCCGCGAAATCATAGAGAGTAAAAAGGTAGCGATCGAATCCACCGAAGAAGAATTTATTTTTATTCGTGATTCGCATGTGGTGCGCAGGCTAAAGCTGGATGATATTCTTTATGCAGAAGCAATGGGCGACTATGTGAAGCTGCATACCGCTAAGAAGTTTTACGCGATCTATACATCATTAAAGGCCGTGGAAGAACGATTGCCGGCCGCTTTGTTCCAGCGGGTTCACCGGTCGTACCTCGTGGCGGTTAACAAGATCGATACGCTGCAGGGTGGTGTGCTGATGGTAGCAGAACATTCCCTGCCGGTGGCCGACGCCTACCGCAAAGCCCTTACGCAGCGCCTCCGCATCCTCTAA
- a CDS encoding DUF6055 domain-containing protein, with product MKTFISRLYCLAVPVCLLAASAMAQSSIPSARKLLVPEQVWQVPDHNNYDSDTSLYSYHRKLESPAFAAFWAKDFGDTPEKYFDMPGILKECERFYQYYVDTLQFVEKGRSVSDAYKTLVYVTNSKDATAYGGGAGDKVGVLWVTPGRINKQPFGAMAHELGHVFQYYVKLDGHWGYSSSPKGSRGQAIFEMTSQYMLWQVYPLWMTFENYHLQSFMKQTHYAFLHEKNQYCSPYVLEYWSGKHGKDFIGRMWRNATPGEDPVTTYKRLNKIDQSTLNDELFDACRRFVTWDIDRIRDVAAPYANQHISPSTTVTDGWHRISAANCPQNYGYNAIRLNVPASGTKVKLQFKGLTGVAGYRNLQPDKAGWRYGFVAMLTDGKRVYGNVNRSTIGSAQFTVPANTEHLWLVVSGAPTGHWEHITDGKDETDEQWPYEFKLDGATVATK from the coding sequence ATGAAAACATTCATCTCCCGTTTGTATTGCCTGGCCGTGCCAGTTTGTTTGCTGGCCGCATCGGCTATGGCCCAAAGCAGCATTCCATCTGCCCGTAAACTGCTTGTACCCGAACAGGTTTGGCAGGTGCCGGATCACAATAATTATGATAGCGATACGAGCTTATACAGCTATCATCGCAAGCTGGAATCGCCTGCCTTCGCAGCTTTCTGGGCGAAGGATTTTGGAGATACGCCGGAAAAGTATTTTGACATGCCGGGCATTTTAAAAGAATGCGAACGGTTTTACCAGTATTATGTAGATACGTTACAATTCGTGGAGAAAGGCCGGTCGGTGTCTGACGCTTATAAAACCCTGGTCTACGTGACTAATTCAAAGGATGCTACCGCCTACGGTGGGGGTGCGGGTGATAAGGTAGGCGTGTTATGGGTAACGCCGGGTCGCATCAACAAACAGCCCTTTGGTGCCATGGCGCACGAGTTAGGCCATGTGTTTCAGTATTATGTGAAGCTGGACGGCCACTGGGGATATTCCTCTTCCCCGAAAGGCAGCCGTGGACAGGCGATCTTTGAAATGACTTCCCAGTACATGCTCTGGCAGGTATATCCCTTATGGATGACGTTCGAAAATTATCACCTGCAGTCGTTCATGAAACAAACGCACTATGCCTTTCTGCATGAAAAGAACCAGTATTGTTCGCCCTATGTGCTCGAGTATTGGTCGGGCAAACACGGCAAAGACTTCATTGGTCGCATGTGGCGCAATGCTACGCCTGGCGAAGATCCGGTAACAACATACAAACGCCTGAACAAAATAGATCAATCTACCTTGAACGACGAATTGTTCGACGCCTGCCGCCGGTTCGTCACCTGGGATATCGATCGCATTCGCGACGTGGCTGCGCCGTACGCAAACCAGCATATCTCTCCGTCCACTACAGTAACCGACGGCTGGCACCGCATCAGCGCAGCTAATTGCCCGCAAAACTATGGCTACAACGCCATCCGTCTCAACGTGCCGGCATCCGGAACCAAAGTAAAACTTCAATTTAAAGGTCTGACAGGTGTTGCCGGTTATCGCAATTTGCAGCCCGACAAAGCCGGCTGGCGCTACGGTTTCGTCGCCATGCTGACCGACGGGAAACGTGTATACGGAAACGTGAACCGTTCCACTATAGGCTCGGCCCAGTTCACGGTCCCTGCTAACACCGAACATCTTTGGCTGGTTGTAAGCGGCGCACCGACCGGGCATTGGGAACATATTACGGACGGAAAGGATGAAACGGACGAGCAGTGGCCGTATGAGTTCAAGCTGGACGGGGCGACGGTGGCCACGAAGTAA
- a CDS encoding phosphoenolpyruvate carboxylase has protein sequence MLIQSGNQKEIYKREVITRFELYNSLFLTLPFYQVKDTGILLPFFTSHCEKGVAQLQSPEQIIRSFFKERVPSIDEQEQINRLFRFIQYIERQVVLFDAIEDSSFGKLSRTDGSGTLQGLLQQISEDESLTEGIRKRLESFSLRLVLTAHPTQFYPGTVLTIMTDLIEAIRANDINSINLLLQQLGKTPFFNKTSPTPVDEAISLIWFLEHVFYHAQYEIQSKLNEIFGFSATGAGLLEMGFWPGGDRDGNPNVVTSSTRTVAASLRQTIFRCYYRDFRDLKRRITFRGVEAPMAALEKIFYQNAFNPQPAAGNLQDEMVRLLSQIKHTLVNDHHSLFINLVDELILKVNLFGCYFASLDIRQDSRVLRSVFRYGLTEAKLGNGLQADAYQALAENEKLKAIPFDEADYPCLETAADDPNAAINDTLCTIRLMREIQQQNGEKACHRFIISNCQQASDILQLMNLFLWSGWTKEGLTVDFLPLFETINDLKEAAGVMEKLYTHPVYKAHLERRGNQQMIMLGFSDSTKDGGYLMANWSIYQAKAELTAITRKYDIDLVFFDGRGGPPSRGGGKTHRFYAAMGKEIANDQIQLTIQGQTVSSLYGSVETAKFNIEQLVNAGLSAVLHPSLQDQLGVKEKALITGMAEVSFDKFVKLREHPLFTKYLEEMSPLKLLSNINISSRPTKRNAGAPLKLEDLRAISFVTAWSQLKQSVPAFYGMGSALQNISDNGSWEDAKRLYKSSGFFKTMIDNCIMSMSKSDFRITAHLQKDEQFGAFWTLLKKEYDLTIEMFRELTGNQELMCEYPVEKTSIAMRERIMLPLVVIQHYALKRAKETEDEALKSSYHKLVIRTVYGIVNAGRNLV, from the coding sequence ATGCTGATACAGTCTGGTAACCAGAAAGAGATTTACAAGCGCGAAGTCATCACCCGGTTTGAACTTTACAACAGTTTGTTCCTGACCCTGCCGTTTTACCAGGTGAAGGATACGGGCATTTTACTGCCGTTTTTTACCTCTCATTGTGAAAAGGGCGTGGCGCAATTACAGTCGCCGGAACAAATCATCCGTTCGTTCTTTAAGGAACGTGTGCCTAGCATCGATGAGCAGGAGCAGATCAACCGCCTGTTCCGGTTTATTCAATATATAGAAAGGCAGGTCGTACTTTTTGATGCGATCGAAGATTCCTCGTTCGGTAAACTCAGTCGCACCGACGGCAGCGGCACGCTGCAAGGCCTGTTACAGCAGATATCCGAAGACGAAAGCCTCACAGAAGGCATCCGTAAACGCCTCGAAAGCTTTTCGCTGCGATTGGTGTTGACCGCGCACCCAACACAGTTTTACCCCGGCACGGTACTCACGATCATGACTGACCTCATCGAGGCGATACGTGCCAACGACATCAACAGCATCAACCTGTTACTGCAGCAGCTGGGTAAAACGCCTTTTTTTAATAAAACTTCGCCTACGCCTGTAGACGAGGCCATCAGCCTGATATGGTTCCTGGAGCATGTGTTTTATCATGCCCAATATGAAATACAATCTAAACTCAACGAAATATTTGGCTTTAGCGCTACCGGCGCCGGTTTGCTGGAGATGGGCTTCTGGCCCGGCGGCGACCGTGACGGTAACCCAAATGTGGTCACCTCCAGTACCCGTACGGTGGCAGCTTCGCTTCGTCAAACGATTTTCCGTTGTTATTACCGCGACTTCCGTGATCTGAAACGCCGCATCACGTTCCGTGGTGTGGAGGCGCCCATGGCCGCGCTGGAGAAGATCTTTTACCAGAACGCATTTAATCCGCAACCCGCCGCCGGCAACCTGCAGGACGAAATGGTACGTTTGCTCTCACAAATCAAACATACGCTGGTAAATGATCACCACAGCCTGTTCATCAATCTGGTGGACGAGCTCATACTCAAAGTAAATCTGTTCGGCTGCTACTTTGCCAGCCTCGATATTCGCCAGGACAGCCGGGTGTTGCGCAGCGTGTTCCGTTACGGTCTGACCGAAGCGAAACTGGGCAATGGTTTGCAAGCCGACGCCTACCAGGCGCTTGCGGAAAACGAAAAGCTGAAAGCAATACCGTTCGACGAAGCTGATTACCCTTGCCTGGAAACAGCGGCCGACGATCCAAACGCTGCGATCAACGACACGCTCTGTACAATCCGCCTGATGCGCGAAATTCAGCAGCAGAACGGGGAGAAGGCCTGTCACCGTTTCATTATCAGTAACTGCCAGCAGGCTTCCGATATCCTTCAGCTCATGAACCTGTTTTTATGGAGCGGGTGGACGAAAGAAGGCCTTACCGTAGACTTCCTGCCGTTGTTCGAAACGATCAACGACCTGAAGGAAGCAGCGGGCGTGATGGAAAAATTATATACACATCCTGTTTACAAAGCACACCTGGAGCGTCGCGGCAACCAGCAGATGATCATGCTCGGCTTTTCCGATAGCACCAAGGATGGTGGCTACCTGATGGCCAACTGGTCTATTTACCAGGCGAAAGCCGAACTGACAGCCATTACGCGCAAATACGACATCGACCTGGTGTTCTTTGATGGCCGTGGAGGTCCCCCATCCCGTGGCGGTGGTAAAACACATCGTTTCTATGCCGCTATGGGTAAAGAAATTGCGAACGACCAGATACAGCTCACCATACAGGGACAAACAGTCAGCTCACTCTACGGCTCCGTGGAAACGGCGAAGTTTAATATTGAACAACTCGTCAATGCAGGTTTAAGTGCTGTATTGCATCCTAGTCTGCAGGATCAGCTGGGCGTGAAAGAAAAAGCACTGATCACCGGTATGGCCGAAGTGAGTTTCGACAAATTCGTGAAACTGCGGGAGCATCCCCTGTTTACCAAGTACCTGGAGGAAATGAGCCCGCTGAAACTGTTGTCTAACATCAACATCAGCAGCCGTCCGACGAAACGTAATGCCGGCGCGCCATTGAAGCTCGAAGACTTACGGGCGATCAGTTTCGTAACGGCCTGGAGTCAGCTGAAACAAAGTGTGCCCGCGTTTTACGGCATGGGTTCCGCATTGCAGAACATCAGTGATAACGGCAGCTGGGAAGATGCGAAACGCCTGTACAAATCATCCGGTTTCTTCAAGACTATGATCGACAACTGTATCATGTCTATGTCCAAATCCGATTTCCGTATTACGGCGCATTTGCAGAAGGACGAGCAGTTTGGCGCTTTCTGGACATTACTTAAAAAAGAATACGACCTCACGATAGAAATGTTCCGCGAGCTGACCGGCAACCAGGAACTGATGTGCGAATACCCGGTTGAAAAAACGTCGATCGCAATGCGCGAACGTATTATGCTGCCGCTCGTCGTAATTCAACACTATGCACTGAAACGTGCGAAAGAAACAGAGGATGAAGCGCTTAAGAGCAGCTATCATAAACTGGTGATCCGCACGGTGTATGGCATTGTGAACGCCGGCAGGAATTTAGTATAA